In a single window of the Rhodoferax saidenbachensis genome:
- a CDS encoding RNA methyltransferase has product MQTRFILINTSHAGNVGAAARAMKTMGFDDLVLVAPRWANVLRREETIQRASGALDVLDKCRIVETLDEALDGMSHLCATAMTPRDFGPPTRTPREHFELLSKGELLAQVPSGLEGDLAPNSGVLEQTGIAFLFGSERFGMRNEDVYRCHVALSIPSNPQFGSLNIGAALQVIAYEWRLALGGFSDSVLPEPVEGLQASTGPTRTGAGLADAAQVAGMLAHLEQSLVALEFLDPAAPKKLMPRLNALFNRAQVTQEEIHILRGIAKAILQRRGQAPTAGVGLVAIDGKPGLTG; this is encoded by the coding sequence ATGCAGACCCGATTTATCCTGATCAATACCAGCCATGCCGGCAATGTGGGCGCTGCCGCGCGCGCCATGAAAACCATGGGTTTTGACGATCTGGTGCTGGTCGCCCCGCGCTGGGCCAATGTGCTGCGCCGCGAAGAAACCATCCAGCGCGCCAGCGGGGCGCTGGATGTGCTGGACAAATGCCGCATTGTGGAAACGCTGGACGAGGCACTGGACGGCATGAGCCACCTGTGCGCCACCGCCATGACGCCGCGTGACTTTGGCCCGCCCACCCGCACGCCGCGGGAACACTTCGAATTGCTATCAAAAGGGGAGCTGCTTGCGCAGGTTCCATCGGGGCTGGAGGGCGATTTGGCACCGAATTCCGGTGTGTTGGAACAAACCGGCATTGCGTTTCTGTTTGGTTCCGAGCGTTTCGGCATGCGCAACGAAGATGTGTACCGCTGCCATGTGGCCCTGAGCATTCCCAGCAACCCGCAGTTTGGTTCGCTCAATATCGGTGCGGCGCTGCAGGTGATTGCGTATGAATGGCGGCTGGCGCTGGGTGGTTTTTCCGATTCCGTTCTCCCTGAGCCTGTCGAAGGGTTGCAGGCTTCGACGGGCCCAACCCGAACGGGGGCGGGTCTTGCTGACGCGGCCCAGGTGGCCGGCATGCTGGCCCACCTGGAGCAGTCACTCGTCGCGCTGGAGTTTCTGGACCCGGCCGCACCCAAGAAGCTGATGCCACGCCTGAACGCCTTGTTCAATCGCGCCCAAGTCACGCAGGAAGAAATCCACATCCTGCGCGGCATTGCCAAAGCCATCCTGCAGCGCCGTGGCCAAGCACCGACTGCGGGTGTGGGATTGGTGGCTATAGACGGCAAACCCGGTTTGACCGGCTAG
- a CDS encoding inositol monophosphatase family protein yields the protein MSPNLHPMINVAVKAARAAGNIINRAALDIESVRVSQKKANDFVTEVDQAAEAAIIETLLTAYPGHGIWAEESGREHGAQDSEYVWIIDPLDGTTNFIHGLPVYCVSIALAVKGKIEQAVVYDPTRNDLFTATKGRGAYLNDRRLRVSKRTRLQESLISTGFPFRPGDNFNQYLSMMGDVMQRTAGLRRPGAAALDLAYVAAGYTEGFFELGLQPWDVAAGSLLVTEAGGLVGNFTGEADFLEQEECLAGSPKIYGQMVSILGKYSKFAGAGEKAALRQAYPVASLGTLSADAQGAAE from the coding sequence ATGTCGCCCAATCTGCACCCCATGATCAACGTGGCCGTCAAGGCCGCCCGCGCCGCTGGCAACATCATCAACCGCGCCGCGCTGGACATTGAATCGGTCCGCGTCTCGCAAAAGAAGGCCAACGACTTTGTCACCGAGGTGGACCAGGCTGCAGAAGCCGCGATCATAGAAACCCTGCTCACCGCCTACCCCGGCCACGGCATCTGGGCCGAAGAGTCAGGCCGCGAACACGGCGCCCAGGATTCCGAATACGTCTGGATCATCGATCCGCTGGACGGCACCACCAATTTCATCCACGGCCTGCCCGTGTACTGCGTCAGCATCGCCTTGGCCGTGAAGGGCAAGATTGAGCAAGCGGTGGTGTACGACCCCACCCGCAACGACCTGTTCACTGCCACCAAAGGCCGCGGCGCCTACCTGAACGACCGCCGTCTGCGCGTCTCCAAACGCACGCGCCTCCAGGAGTCGTTGATCTCCACCGGTTTCCCCTTCCGTCCGGGCGACAACTTCAACCAGTACCTGAGCATGATGGGCGACGTGATGCAGCGCACTGCGGGCCTGCGCCGCCCCGGTGCCGCCGCGCTGGACCTGGCCTATGTGGCCGCAGGTTACACCGAAGGCTTTTTCGAACTGGGCCTGCAGCCCTGGGACGTGGCCGCAGGTTCGCTCCTGGTCACCGAAGCCGGTGGTCTGGTCGGCAACTTCACCGGTGAAGCCGACTTTCTGGAACAGGAAGAATGCCTGGCCGGCAGCCCCAAGATCTATGGCCAGATGGTCAGCATCCTGGGCAAGTACAGCAAGTTTGCCGGCGCCGGCGAAAAAGCCGCTTTGCGCCAAGCCTACCCGGTGGCCAGCTTGGGCACCCTGTCTGCCGATGCGCAAGGCGCCGCCGAGTAA
- a CDS encoding EAL and GGDEF domain-containing protein — protein sequence MASNDLAAQVEALQHALQAAQADAARAHSLLQGSFWDSPAAILISRRSDGRFVEVNHKWCVISGYSREETLGKTTLEMGVWPDAQVREATLARLRSAGARTVDLPFVTRDGRSLLLQLDAAFIDIDGEPHYVSQLTDVTQQRKAQAVIEESERALQKLNDELTAKVEIFELTENLARVGHWTMADFNAKQQQWSAGLYALGGIPTDTDLSTGVARGRIHPEDRAAFIQARTQLDGSTLEYRWMHPDGKVHWMRSRMRRHQGRDGSYLDYGVVQDFTEEQEAKQALQDRLGLVQRLTSRLPEMVFQFARHGKQSGAFVFVSDAVQDVFRVSPEQAYADSTRIFRHIHPDDMPGMVRSMQEGAGHGQTWAYEFRVRFDDGTTRVLFGKAITFVEANGQAMAYGSITDVTDHKASQASLRESEERFRALTELSSDWYWEQDAQFRLSRLDGAMVHKGGGQALAGLGKTRWDIGALNMGPADWDAHRAILKSHAVFHDLELQELDYKGRPYWMSLSGAPFFDADGRFAGYRGVGRNITGRKRAEEKIEKLAYYDVLTGLPNRRLLMDRLHYALATSGRDKTPGALLFIDLDNFKDLNDTQGHDVGDMLLLQVAQRLVTCVRETDTVARLGGDEFVVMLQNLDTALDQATAQVELVGKKILAALNQTYRLGALEHHSTPSIGVALFEDQHQSVDDLLKQADLAMYESKSAGRNTMRFFDPTMQALVAQRTALESDLRLGLQRGELLLHYQPVVDAHSRVVGVEALVRWQHPQRGLVPPNAFISIAEQTGLILALGGWVLDAACRQLAFWSHRSATAALTVAVNVSARQFRHPEFVEQVMDTVRRTQASPQLLRLELTESLLLGDTQDTVRKMGELREHGVQFSLDDFGTGYSSLSYLKLLPLEQLKIDQSFVRDVLTDPNDAAIARTILALGQSLGLSVVAEGVETAGQRDFLLQCGCTLFQGYLFSKPVPVEQLLLDDPAAHI from the coding sequence ATGGCATCTAACGACCTGGCGGCGCAAGTGGAGGCGCTGCAGCACGCCCTGCAAGCTGCACAGGCTGACGCCGCGCGTGCCCACAGCTTGTTGCAGGGAAGCTTCTGGGACAGTCCCGCTGCCATTCTTATCAGCCGGCGCAGCGATGGGCGTTTTGTGGAAGTCAACCACAAGTGGTGTGTCATAAGCGGCTACTCGCGCGAGGAAACTCTGGGCAAGACCACGCTGGAAATGGGCGTGTGGCCCGATGCGCAAGTCCGCGAAGCCACGCTCGCGCGGTTGCGCAGCGCGGGCGCGCGCACCGTGGATCTGCCTTTTGTCACGCGTGACGGCCGGTCGCTGTTGCTGCAGCTGGATGCCGCCTTTATCGACATCGATGGAGAGCCGCACTATGTCTCGCAACTGACCGATGTCACCCAGCAGCGCAAGGCGCAGGCGGTCATCGAGGAAAGCGAACGCGCCCTGCAAAAGCTCAACGATGAATTGACGGCCAAGGTGGAGATTTTCGAGCTCACCGAAAACCTGGCCCGTGTGGGCCACTGGACCATGGCCGACTTCAATGCGAAGCAGCAGCAATGGTCTGCCGGGTTGTACGCGCTGGGGGGCATCCCAACCGACACCGATCTGAGTACGGGCGTGGCACGCGGGCGTATCCACCCGGAAGACCGCGCGGCTTTCATTCAAGCCCGCACGCAACTGGATGGCAGTACGCTGGAATATCGGTGGATGCACCCGGATGGCAAGGTGCACTGGATGCGCAGCCGCATGCGCCGCCACCAGGGGCGCGACGGCAGCTATCTGGACTATGGGGTGGTACAGGACTTTACCGAGGAGCAGGAGGCCAAGCAGGCGCTGCAGGACCGCTTGGGGCTGGTGCAGCGCCTGACCAGCCGCCTGCCCGAGATGGTGTTCCAGTTTGCGCGCCATGGCAAACAAAGCGGTGCGTTTGTGTTTGTCAGTGATGCGGTGCAGGACGTTTTTCGTGTGAGCCCCGAGCAGGCCTATGCGGACTCAACCCGGATTTTTCGCCATATCCACCCGGACGACATGCCAGGCATGGTGCGGTCCATGCAGGAAGGTGCTGGACACGGGCAGACCTGGGCCTACGAGTTCAGGGTGCGGTTTGACGATGGCACGACGCGGGTGCTGTTTGGCAAGGCCATTACCTTTGTGGAAGCCAATGGGCAGGCCATGGCCTACGGTTCCATCACCGACGTGACCGACCACAAGGCCTCTCAGGCGTCGCTGCGCGAGAGTGAAGAGCGCTTTCGTGCATTGACCGAGCTGTCGTCCGACTGGTATTGGGAGCAGGATGCCCAGTTTCGCCTATCCCGGCTGGATGGGGCCATGGTGCACAAGGGCGGTGGACAGGCCCTGGCCGGCCTGGGCAAAACCCGCTGGGATATCGGTGCGCTCAACATGGGCCCTGCGGATTGGGACGCCCACCGCGCGATCCTGAAGTCACACGCGGTGTTTCACGATCTGGAGTTGCAGGAGCTGGACTACAAGGGGCGCCCTTACTGGATGTCACTCAGCGGTGCACCTTTCTTTGATGCCGATGGGCGTTTTGCCGGCTACCGCGGTGTCGGGCGCAATATCACCGGGCGCAAGCGTGCCGAGGAAAAGATTGAAAAGCTGGCCTATTACGACGTGCTGACCGGGCTGCCCAACCGCCGCCTGCTGATGGACCGGCTGCACTACGCCTTGGCCACCAGTGGTCGGGACAAGACGCCCGGCGCCCTGCTGTTCATTGACCTGGACAACTTCAAGGACCTCAACGACACCCAGGGCCACGATGTGGGCGACATGCTGCTGTTGCAGGTGGCGCAGCGCCTGGTGACCTGTGTGCGCGAAACCGACACCGTGGCCCGGCTCGGGGGTGACGAATTTGTGGTGATGCTGCAAAACCTGGACACCGCGTTGGACCAGGCCACGGCCCAGGTGGAACTGGTCGGCAAAAAAATCCTGGCCGCCTTGAACCAGACCTACCGCTTGGGTGCACTGGAGCACCACAGTACGCCCAGCATCGGTGTTGCGCTCTTCGAGGATCAGCACCAGTCCGTGGATGATTTGCTCAAGCAGGCTGATCTGGCCATGTACGAATCCAAATCGGCAGGGCGCAACACCATGCGCTTTTTCGACCCCACCATGCAGGCCCTGGTGGCGCAGCGCACCGCGCTGGAGTCCGATCTGCGCCTGGGCCTGCAGCGGGGCGAGCTGCTACTGCACTACCAGCCCGTGGTGGACGCCCATAGCCGCGTGGTGGGCGTGGAGGCACTCGTGCGCTGGCAACATCCGCAGCGCGGGCTGGTGCCGCCCAATGCGTTCATTTCGATTGCCGAGCAGACCGGGCTGATTCTGGCACTGGGTGGTTGGGTACTGGACGCCGCCTGCAGGCAGTTGGCCTTCTGGTCACACCGGAGCGCCACCGCGGCACTGACTGTGGCCGTGAATGTGAGTGCACGCCAGTTCCGCCATCCCGAGTTTGTGGAACAGGTGATGGACACCGTGCGCCGCACACAGGCCAGCCCGCAACTGCTGCGGCTGGAGCTGACCGAAAGCCTGTTGCTGGGCGACACCCAGGACACGGTGCGCAAGATGGGCGAACTGCGCGAGCACGGCGTGCAGTTTTCGCTGGACGACTTTGGCACCGGGTATTCGTCGCTGTCGTACCTGAAGCTGTTGCCGCTGGAGCAGCTCAAGATCGACCAGTCGTTTGTGCGCGATGTGCTGACCGACCCCAACGATGCGGCCATTGCCCGCACCATCCTGGCGCTGGGCCAGAGCCTGGGCCTGAGTGTGGTGGCGGAAGGGGTGGAAACAGCGGGGCAGCGCGACTTTTTACTGCAATGCGGCTGCACCCTGTTTCAGGGGTATTTGTTCAGCAAACCGGTGCCCGTGGAGCAATTGCTGCTCGACGACCCGGCTGCCCATATCTAA
- the cysE gene encoding serine O-acetyltransferase — translation MFSRLRSDIQCILDRDPAARTTWEVLTCYPGLHALWLHRRAHWCWEHGFKWLGRFISHVSRFFTGIEIHPGAKIGQRVFFDHAMGVVVGETAEIGDGCTIYQGVTLGGTSLYKGAKRHPTLGRDVVVSAGAKILGGFEVGDGAKIGSNAVVIKPVPAGATAVGIPARIIPSKAGESADVTSQAPKFSAYGITQEDDPVSQALRGLIDSASGQDHQIALLWKAIESLSASRAQDDCVPQDAARKECFEAAKLNELVGK, via the coding sequence ATGTTTTCACGCCTGCGCTCCGACATCCAATGCATTCTCGACCGCGATCCTGCGGCGCGAACCACCTGGGAGGTGTTGACCTGCTACCCGGGTCTGCACGCTCTGTGGCTGCACCGGCGCGCGCACTGGTGCTGGGAACATGGTTTCAAGTGGCTGGGGCGCTTTATCTCGCATGTGTCGCGCTTTTTCACCGGCATTGAAATCCACCCCGGCGCCAAGATCGGCCAGCGCGTCTTTTTTGACCACGCCATGGGCGTGGTGGTGGGCGAGACGGCGGAAATTGGCGACGGTTGCACGATCTACCAGGGTGTCACGCTGGGCGGTACCAGCCTGTACAAAGGCGCCAAACGCCACCCCACGCTGGGCCGCGATGTGGTGGTCAGCGCCGGGGCCAAAATTCTGGGTGGTTTTGAGGTGGGTGACGGCGCCAAGATCGGCAGCAACGCCGTGGTCATCAAGCCCGTGCCCGCAGGTGCCACGGCGGTGGGCATCCCCGCGCGCATCATTCCCAGCAAGGCGGGCGAGAGCGCGGACGTCACCAGCCAGGCCCCCAAATTCAGCGCTTATGGCATTACCCAGGAAGACGACCCTGTCAGCCAGGCCCTGCGCGGGCTGATCGATTCAGCTTCGGGCCAGGACCACCAGATTGCGCTGCTGTGGAAGGCGATTGAATCCTTGTCCGCCAGCCGTGCCCAGGACGACTGTGTGCCGCAGGACGCGGCGCGCAAGGAGTGTTTCGAAGCCGCCAAGCTCAACGAGTTGGTAGGGAAATAG